A single genomic interval of Zingiber officinale cultivar Zhangliang chromosome 4A, Zo_v1.1, whole genome shotgun sequence harbors:
- the LOC121973443 gene encoding transcription factor WRKY19-like, whose amino-acid sequence MEASSGGGNWDLDSLVEVLTQGEEHLAQLDACLAAEPEKQLLLRAQSCVRQAIRMAKGRLAAPEQAAALREQDRREMCKKRKTISKKWTRRVHVSYLGTHKDDYSWRKYGQKMILGAKHPRAYFRCTHKSTAGCQAMKQVQRSNDDPSVFEIIYRGEHTCVESSSTTTSRHRPDQDQSLLLSFQSLKVETDRVGSNMEEERERGSSAFVSTPASVFSPPYVSPSATHAAGTASELAEVVAAAAALTNEYDSYAVDLNLLLDSGGFEPNFPFDL is encoded by the exons ATGGAGGCCTCTTCCGGCGGCGGCAATTGGGACCTCGACTCGCTGGTGGAGGTGCTAACGCAAGGCGAAGAGCACTTGGCGCAGCTGGACGCCTGCTTGGCGGCGGAGCCGGAGAAGCAGCTCCTCCTCCGCGCACAATCCTGCGTCCGCCAGGCGATTCGAATGGCCAAAGGACGACTCGCAGCCCCCGAGCAGGCAGCTGCTCTCAGGGAACAAGACCGCAGGGAGATGTGCAAAAAgag GAAGACTATATCGAAGAAATGGACGAGACGAGTTCACGTGTCTTATTTGGGCACGCACAAGGATGACTATAGCTGGCGCAAGTACGGGCAAAAGATGATCCTTGGGGCCAAGCATCCGAG AGCATACTTCAGATGCACACACAAGAGCACAGCCGGGTGTCAGGCGATGAAGCAAGTGCAGCGATCCAACGACGACCCCTCCGTCTTCGAGATCATTTACCGAGGAGAGCACACTTGCGTGGAGTCGTCGTCGACGACGACGTCGCGGCACAGGCCGGATCAAGATCAGTCGCTGCTGTTGAGCTTCCAGAGCCTCAAGGTGGAAACGGATCGCGTGGGCTCGAACATGGAGGAGGAGCGGGAGCGGGGCTCCTCGGCCTTCGTATCTACTCCGGCGAGCGTCTTCTCTCCTCCGTACGTCTCCCCGTCGGCGACGCACGCGGCCGGGACGGCGTCTGAACTCGCGGAGGTGGTCGCTGCTGCTGCGGCTCTGACGAACGAGTACGATTCCTACGCTGTGGACTTGAATCTATTGCTCGATTCCGGCGGATTCGAACCCAACTTTCCCTTCGACTTGTGA